Proteins from one Bacillus alveayuensis genomic window:
- a CDS encoding hypothetical protein (product_source=COG4729; cog=COG4729; pfam=PF08905; transmembrane_helix_parts=Inside_1_6,TMhelix_7_29,Outside_30_171), with translation MVYKRTFFFFLPLLSIIAFVLFFPFKQVIAFYYEDTNQLLAYLPIQEEKTFQIEYTHSIHLTDVVETYQRLQNELVLTELEYENFAIGMPANAEGNESFVKKDGKYYILNMNRRFSFIDLRIGQVRANHKVIVDGKKYKLANFIKAGTWVRIKPTKLNIWQQLKGVDIDGS, from the coding sequence ATGGTCTATAAACGTACATTTTTCTTTTTTTTGCCCCTTCTGTCAATCATCGCTTTTGTTCTTTTCTTTCCTTTTAAACAAGTAATAGCCTTTTATTATGAAGATACAAATCAGCTGCTTGCCTATCTTCCTATCCAAGAGGAAAAGACATTTCAAATTGAATATACCCATTCCATCCACTTAACAGATGTTGTTGAAACATATCAAAGGTTGCAAAATGAACTAGTACTTACCGAGTTGGAGTACGAAAACTTTGCTATCGGAATGCCGGCTAATGCAGAAGGTAATGAATCCTTTGTCAAGAAAGACGGAAAATATTATATATTGAATATGAATCGGCGATTCTCTTTTATTGATTTACGAATTGGACAAGTGAGGGCGAATCATAAAGTTATTGTTGATGGAAAAAAATATAAACTTGCAAACTTTATAAAAGCTGGCACATGGGTACGAATCAAGCCAACGAAATTAAACATATGGCAACAGTTGAAAGGAGTGGACATCGATGGATCATAA
- a CDS encoding cystathionine beta-lyase (product_source=KO:K01760; cath_funfam=3.40.640.10,3.90.1150.10; cog=COG0626; ko=KO:K01760; pfam=PF01053; superfamily=53383) encodes MADQWTFQTKLLHNKHKFDVTTGAVSVPIQHASTFHQQGFDFSPKYDYSRSGNPTREALEEAIAELEGGVRGFAFASGMAAISTAFLLLSKGDHVLITEDVYGGTFRVVTEVLSRFGIEHTFVDMTNLHEVASNIRPNTKVIYIETPSNPLMKVTDISGIVKLAKANNCLTFVDNTFMTPALQRPLELGADVVLHSATKFLAGHSDVVAGLAVVKDEELGNRLYKLQNALGAVLGPQDCWLVLRGLKTLHVRLQQSQETAAKLAGCLLNHPAVEKVYYPGFDDHPGSSIQRYQAEGAGAVFSFQLKDGKAVEKLVSNLNIPVFAVSLGAVESILSYPAKMSHAAMPKEEREKRGITDGLLRLSVGLESFEDLKKDFLQALSKIEIETKTTSS; translated from the coding sequence GTGGCTGATCAATGGACGTTTCAAACAAAGCTTTTGCATAATAAACATAAATTTGATGTGACGACTGGCGCTGTCAGTGTCCCGATTCAGCATGCTTCTACCTTTCATCAACAAGGCTTTGATTTTTCACCGAAATATGATTATAGCCGTTCAGGAAACCCGACGAGGGAAGCGTTAGAGGAAGCTATTGCCGAACTGGAAGGAGGAGTCAGAGGTTTTGCCTTTGCCTCAGGGATGGCGGCCATATCTACCGCCTTTCTATTATTATCAAAAGGGGATCACGTTTTAATAACAGAAGATGTATACGGTGGCACCTTCCGAGTTGTAACAGAAGTACTGTCGAGATTTGGAATTGAGCATACGTTTGTCGATATGACAAATTTACACGAGGTGGCCTCTAACATTCGCCCAAATACGAAGGTCATCTATATTGAAACACCGTCAAATCCATTAATGAAAGTGACAGATATTTCAGGCATTGTCAAACTTGCGAAAGCAAATAACTGTTTAACATTTGTTGATAACACTTTTATGACACCAGCCTTGCAGCGCCCGCTCGAATTAGGAGCTGATGTTGTATTACATAGCGCAACGAAATTTTTAGCCGGTCATAGTGACGTTGTCGCAGGGCTAGCTGTTGTGAAAGATGAAGAGCTAGGAAATCGTTTGTACAAACTGCAAAACGCCCTTGGCGCTGTGTTAGGACCACAAGATTGTTGGCTTGTGCTGCGGGGATTAAAAACATTGCATGTTCGATTGCAGCAATCCCAAGAAACAGCCGCAAAGCTTGCCGGCTGTTTACTAAACCATCCAGCTGTTGAAAAGGTATACTATCCAGGATTTGACGATCATCCAGGCTCCTCGATTCAGCGCTATCAAGCAGAAGGGGCAGGTGCTGTGTTTTCCTTTCAGCTTAAGGATGGAAAAGCAGTTGAAAAGCTAGTTTCTAACTTGAATATTCCAGTGTTTGCAGTTAGTTTAGGTGCGGTTGAATCCATTTTATCTTATCCAGCGAAAATGTCTCATGCCGCAATGCCGAAGGAAGAACGCGAAAAGCGGGGAATTACAGACGGTCTTCTTCGGTTAAGCGTTGGGCTAGAAAGCTTTGAAGATTTAAAGAAAGATTTTTTACAGGCTCTTTCAAAAATTGAAATCGAAACAAAAACAACTTCATCATAA
- a CDS encoding transposase InsO family protein (product_source=COG2801; cath_funfam=1.10.10.10; cog=COG2801; pfam=PF13276; superfamily=46785), producing the protein MAKMCEVLGVSRSGYYAWTKRLESQQKKRQEALKKQIKKIHIESRETYGSPKITKILQKQGVKASQKTVARIMKDGDIRSKTKKKYKATTNSKHHWPVYLNLLNQQFEADEPNQVWVADIT; encoded by the coding sequence GTGGCGAAGATGTGCGAAGTCCTAGGTGTTTCAAGAAGTGGATACTATGCATGGACCAAACGGCTAGAAAGCCAACAAAAGAAAAGACAGGAAGCGTTGAAAAAGCAAATCAAAAAGATTCACATCGAGTCAAGAGAAACGTATGGCAGCCCAAAAATCACAAAAATCCTTCAGAAGCAAGGGGTTAAGGCATCTCAAAAAACGGTCGCCAGAATCATGAAAGATGGTGACATTCGTTCCAAAACAAAGAAAAAATATAAGGCAACCACGAACTCGAAGCATCATTGGCCTGTGTATTTGAACTTATTGAATCAGCAGTTTGAAGCAGATGAGCCGAATCAAGTATGGGTGGCGGATATTACGTAA
- a CDS encoding TRAP transporter 4TM/12TM fusion protein (product_source=TIGR02123; cog=COG4666; pfam=PF06808; tigrfam=TIGR02123; transmembrane_helix_parts=Inside_1_33,TMhelix_34_56,Outside_57_65,TMhelix_66_83,Inside_84_94,TMhelix_95_114,Outside_115_118,TMhelix_119_141,Inside_142_147,TMhelix_148_167,Outside_168_194,TMhelix_195_217,Inside_218_282,TMhelix_283_302,Outside_303_316,TMhelix_317_339,Inside_340_367,TMhelix_368_402,Outside_403_421,TMhelix_422_444,Inside_445_455,TMhelix_456_478,Outside_479_487,TMhelix_488_505,Inside_506_511,TMhelix_512_534,Outside_535_548,TMhelix_549_571,Inside_572_577,TMhelix_578_600,Outside_601_624,TMhelix_625_644,Inside_645_657) — protein sequence MDHNEKFETLSEEEQQKLLEKYDPEAGTRKLKGVFGVIVFVGLLSFSLFQLYTAIFGVFTAQIQRSIHLGFALALIFLLFPASKKKRASGKWQVAWYDVILAILSVVVGAYWPVNIDEIVMRVGLLTDTDFYIGVLAILLVLEATRRAVGLPITIIAILFLSYGYFGEYMPGFLQHSGLSLQRLVQTMFFTTEGILGTPLGVSSTFIFLFLLFGAFLVKTGVGQYFNDLAVAIAGRSTGGPAKVAIFSSALQGTISGSSVANVVTSGSFTIPMMKKLGYKKEFAGAVEAAASTGGQLMPPIMGAAAFLMVEFIGNGLTYWDIAKAAAIPAILYFTGVWIMTHFEAKRIGLSGLSKEEMPNRKEVFKKIYLLIPILAVIVLLMSGITVTHSALYAIVIAIIVGFINRDSKMRLIDIIYALVDGARTALSVAAATAAAGIIVGIVTKTGLGLKLANGLLDIAGGMLLPTLFLTMIAAIVLGMGSPTTANYVITSTIAAPAIILLGVPDLSAHLFVFYFGIIADITPPVALAAFAAAGVSGGEPIRTGVQSAKLAIAAFIIPYMFVLSPQLLMIDTTFTELIWVIFTALSGMVAIGAGMIGFWMRKLHWVERILSIAAGLMLIYPEGFTDIAGLILFVVLLVFQIVLKRGTNKPMKPQNA from the coding sequence ATGGATCATAACGAAAAATTTGAAACGTTGTCTGAGGAAGAACAGCAAAAACTTTTGGAAAAATACGATCCAGAAGCGGGAACGAGAAAGCTTAAAGGTGTTTTTGGTGTCATTGTTTTTGTTGGATTATTATCTTTTTCCTTATTCCAATTATATACGGCGATTTTTGGGGTGTTTACGGCTCAAATTCAACGTTCCATTCACCTAGGTTTTGCCCTTGCACTAATATTTCTTTTATTTCCTGCTAGCAAAAAAAAGCGCGCAAGTGGAAAATGGCAAGTTGCATGGTATGATGTCATCTTAGCTATTTTAAGTGTGGTCGTGGGAGCTTATTGGCCAGTGAACATTGATGAAATTGTCATGCGTGTTGGATTATTAACGGATACAGACTTTTATATTGGCGTTCTTGCGATTTTACTAGTTTTAGAAGCAACTAGACGGGCCGTCGGACTTCCGATCACCATTATTGCCATTTTATTTTTAAGCTACGGTTATTTTGGAGAATACATGCCAGGATTTTTGCAGCACAGTGGTTTAAGCTTGCAGCGTTTAGTGCAAACAATGTTCTTTACAACGGAAGGTATTTTAGGAACACCGTTAGGCGTATCATCAACATTTATTTTCTTGTTCCTTTTATTTGGCGCTTTTCTAGTGAAAACAGGTGTCGGTCAATATTTTAACGACTTAGCTGTTGCAATAGCTGGAAGAAGTACTGGGGGACCAGCGAAGGTTGCGATCTTCTCAAGTGCGCTGCAAGGTACGATTAGCGGCAGCTCTGTTGCGAACGTTGTTACCTCAGGTTCGTTTACGATTCCAATGATGAAAAAGCTCGGCTATAAAAAGGAGTTTGCTGGAGCTGTTGAAGCTGCTGCATCAACAGGTGGACAGCTCATGCCACCAATTATGGGAGCGGCTGCTTTTTTAATGGTTGAGTTTATTGGAAACGGTTTAACCTATTGGGATATTGCAAAGGCTGCTGCGATCCCAGCGATTCTTTATTTTACGGGCGTTTGGATTATGACGCATTTTGAAGCAAAGCGTATTGGCTTAAGCGGACTTTCGAAAGAAGAAATGCCGAATAGAAAAGAAGTCTTTAAGAAAATTTATTTATTAATTCCGATACTAGCTGTTATTGTCCTACTAATGTCAGGGATAACGGTTACACATTCTGCATTATATGCGATTGTCATTGCCATTATTGTCGGCTTCATTAATCGCGATTCAAAAATGCGCTTGATTGATATTATTTATGCTCTTGTCGATGGTGCTCGTACAGCATTATCTGTTGCAGCGGCAACAGCTGCTGCTGGTATCATTGTCGGGATCGTCACCAAAACAGGACTTGGCTTAAAGCTTGCTAATGGGTTATTAGATATTGCAGGCGGTATGCTGCTTCCAACATTATTCTTAACGATGATTGCTGCTATTGTTCTTGGGATGGGTTCACCTACAACAGCGAACTATGTCATTACGTCAACAATTGCTGCACCAGCCATTATTTTATTAGGAGTTCCTGATTTATCGGCTCACTTATTTGTGTTCTATTTTGGTATTATTGCCGATATCACTCCGCCAGTTGCATTAGCAGCATTTGCAGCAGCAGGTGTTTCGGGAGGAGAACCGATTCGAACGGGAGTACAATCCGCTAAGCTGGCGATTGCCGCCTTTATCATTCCGTATATGTTTGTACTCTCACCACAGCTGTTAATGATTGATACGACATTCACAGAGCTAATATGGGTGATCTTTACTGCCCTTTCTGGAATGGTTGCAATCGGAGCAGGGATGATCGGCTTCTGGATGCGTAAACTGCATTGGGTAGAGCGCATTTTATCCATTGCTGCCGGTCTCATGCTCATCTATCCAGAAGGATTCACAGACATTGCGGGGCTCATATTATTTGTTGTCCTCCTCGTTTTCCAAATCGTATTAAAACGCGGCACTAATAAACCGATGAAACCGCAAAATGCTTAA
- a CDS encoding TRAP transporter TAXI family solute receptor (product_source=TIGR02122; cleavage_site_network=SignalP-noTM; cog=COG2358; ko=KO:K07080; pfam=PF16868; superfamily=53850; tigrfam=TIGR02122; transmembrane_helix_parts=Inside_1_6,TMhelix_7_29,Outside_30_330): protein MKKFRSSLLFVVMLAMAMVIAACGNGGGNENDEGNGDAEKKTTSLSILTGGTGGTYYPLGGAMASIIEDETDYKASAQSSGASAENMSTLKNGDAEIAFTQTDIASYALNGELMFEGNKVDNVQAIGTLYPETVQIITTKDSGIDSVEDLKGKTVSVGAPGSGVNANAQQILEIYGLSFDDIKAQNLSFDESTDGIQSGSIDAAFITAGTPTGAVEALAAQKDVKVVPISADKAKELMEKYPYYAEDTVPAGTYGIDEDVATVAVKAMLVVRDDLDEETVYNITKAIFENTDKITHAKGKLIKAETALDGIGDMPLHPGAEKYFTEKGVK from the coding sequence TTGAAAAAATTCCGTAGTAGTCTTCTTTTCGTGGTCATGTTAGCAATGGCGATGGTAATTGCTGCTTGTGGAAATGGCGGCGGAAATGAAAATGATGAAGGTAATGGCGATGCGGAAAAGAAAACAACTAGTTTAAGTATTTTAACTGGCGGTACTGGAGGTACATACTATCCGCTTGGTGGTGCGATGGCAAGCATTATTGAAGATGAGACCGATTACAAAGCAAGTGCCCAATCATCTGGAGCATCTGCTGAAAATATGAGTACATTAAAAAATGGCGATGCGGAAATTGCTTTCACACAAACAGACATCGCTTCATATGCATTAAATGGCGAATTAATGTTTGAAGGTAACAAAGTAGATAACGTTCAAGCAATCGGTACACTTTACCCTGAAACCGTGCAAATTATTACGACAAAAGATAGCGGCATTGATTCTGTTGAGGACTTAAAAGGGAAAACGGTTTCAGTCGGTGCGCCTGGTTCTGGAGTCAACGCAAATGCTCAACAAATTTTAGAAATCTACGGTTTATCATTTGATGATATTAAAGCACAAAACTTATCTTTTGATGAGTCTACAGACGGAATTCAATCTGGAAGTATTGATGCAGCGTTCATTACTGCTGGTACACCAACTGGTGCAGTGGAAGCTTTAGCGGCACAAAAGGACGTAAAAGTGGTTCCTATTTCTGCTGACAAAGCAAAAGAGCTAATGGAGAAATATCCATACTATGCTGAAGATACAGTTCCTGCTGGAACATATGGCATTGATGAGGATGTTGCGACAGTTGCGGTTAAAGCAATGTTAGTTGTGCGCGACGACTTAGATGAAGAAACTGTATACAACATCACAAAAGCGATTTTTGAAAATACTGACAAAATCACCCATGCAAAAGGTAAATTAATTAAAGCAGAAACAGCACTTGATGGAATCGGAGATATGCCTTTACACCCAGGTGCTGAAAAATACTTCACAGAGAAGGGCGTTAAATAG
- a CDS encoding transposase (product_source=KO:K07483; cath_funfam=1.10.10.60; cog=COG2963; ko=KO:K07483; pfam=PF01527; superfamily=46689): MARRFDKEFKIHAVKLVIKEGKAVTQTARQLDISPKTLHKWVADYKKDAEHS, encoded by the coding sequence ATGGCTAGACGTTTTGATAAAGAATTCAAAATACATGCAGTAAAATTAGTGATCAAGGAAGGAAAAGCGGTCACTCAAACCGCAAGACAACTCGATATTTCACCAAAAACTCTTCATAAATGGGTCGCAGATTATAAAAAAGATGCCGAACATAGTTAA